Proteins from a single region of Geothrix sp. PMB-07:
- a CDS encoding PAS domain-containing sensor histidine kinase gives MTEPQVHPDPRQLLEAFEAFTAASEHLQARYEALQAQLGQLQGELQTVLEAVPFAIWVLGEDGSLRFTNRPQGMEGWFLDGPAPWEPGSAGGQRRVKTAEGRELIFEEERRSAPHGGTIVTLRDVTEAVLRAQQATREDRLAAMGRMAAELAHEIRNPLGSLSLFSGMLVQDLAEQAGPLELARKMQEGVGRLNRVVGNTLAFSRDLHPKAGTVFLRSLWEDALRSATLTETVPWDNQIPEQATWRGDPDLLRQVAQNLLQNATRATEDVESPCIILNAVEERLDGEPCWHLTVADNGCGIPAEALSKVFDPFFSTFGGGTGLGLAVCHRIIVAHGGLLFIESQVGRGTTVHLRLGAAVSS, from the coding sequence GTGACAGAACCGCAGGTCCACCCGGATCCGCGCCAACTCCTGGAGGCCTTCGAGGCCTTCACCGCCGCCTCGGAACATCTGCAGGCCCGCTACGAAGCCCTGCAAGCACAATTAGGCCAGTTGCAGGGCGAGCTGCAGACCGTGCTGGAAGCAGTGCCCTTCGCCATCTGGGTGCTGGGCGAAGATGGATCGCTGCGCTTCACCAACCGTCCCCAAGGTATGGAGGGGTGGTTTCTGGATGGCCCCGCGCCCTGGGAGCCTGGCAGCGCCGGAGGCCAGCGCCGCGTGAAGACCGCCGAGGGACGGGAACTGATCTTCGAAGAAGAGCGGCGCTCCGCACCCCACGGGGGCACCATCGTCACCCTGCGCGATGTCACCGAGGCCGTTCTGCGGGCCCAGCAGGCCACCCGGGAAGACCGGCTGGCGGCCATGGGCCGCATGGCCGCTGAACTGGCCCACGAAATCCGAAACCCGCTGGGCAGCCTCTCCCTCTTCTCGGGAATGCTGGTGCAGGATCTCGCCGAGCAGGCCGGTCCCCTGGAACTCGCCCGCAAGATGCAGGAGGGCGTGGGGCGCCTGAACCGCGTGGTGGGCAACACCCTGGCCTTCAGCCGGGACCTGCACCCCAAGGCGGGCACCGTATTCCTGCGCAGCCTTTGGGAAGATGCCCTCCGCAGCGCGACGCTGACGGAAACCGTGCCCTGGGACAACCAGATCCCGGAGCAGGCCACCTGGCGGGGCGACCCGGATCTGCTGCGCCAAGTGGCGCAGAACCTCCTCCAGAATGCGACCCGAGCCACAGAAGATGTGGAATCACCCTGCATCATCCTGAACGCCGTGGAAGAACGGCTCGACGGCGAGCCCTGCTGGCATCTCACCGTGGCCGACAACGGCTGCGGCATTCCCGCCGAGGCCCTGTCGAAGGTTTTCGACCCCTTCTTCAGCACCTTCGGTGGCGGAACCGGGCTAGGCTTGGCCGTCTGTCACCGCATCATCGTGGCCCACGGCGGCCTGCTCTTCATCGAAAGCCAGGTCGGCCGTGGAACCACGGTGCATCTCCGCCTCGGCGCGGCGGTTTCGTCTTAG
- a CDS encoding TonB-dependent siderophore receptor, translated as MKGQTALCFLLASGLLQAQAPPAKDQNLAAELEDLLNTPITVASTKAMTIRESPGIITVFNREEIVASGAKDLLDVLRLVPGFEIGTDTQGVTSVFVRGIWGHEGKVLIRVDGQEANELRFACLYLGNSFLTETVQRIEIIRGPGSATYGGFAELAVVNIVTRGANELKGASGSVSVGKTPDSWGHQTLSASYGDVAGDFKYSVAAVGSRGNRSDQDFISWDGVATTVIPLKDNVGYQNDTNINVGVQGKGLGVRFIEDRYATFDYQSSNARMEFNHRFAEVNYAWAAAEGLTLTPKLNYKRSQGWFYPSREATGDKEVTRITGELQGLWDLTKDLNLVFGGQSFRDEGVARGSGQLWDNGKDTITYTTKALYAQALWNTPLVNVTLGGRYEDHSSAGSAFVPRFGLTKVMGRFHAKLLVAKAFRTPVIENLEGSVVHPEKTTAYEVEVGYQLTPQMLLTVNGFSLRIQDPIVFGSIAATAANPYTNLPKTGSRGLESTLAVRGAWGYLNVTGAYYQANSNQVPDYAVPQNDRTLLGAPRLKLTAYANVILTPSLSLAPSVIRSGSYYAYDQAHALVPGERDGKTILNVFANYRWQGTKLLASLGVANLTDAKLSYGGGYISAPSPNPAQGREVTLRLGYNF; from the coding sequence ATGAAAGGGCAAACGGCACTGTGTTTTCTGCTGGCCTCGGGACTGCTGCAGGCCCAGGCGCCACCCGCGAAGGATCAGAACCTCGCCGCGGAGCTGGAGGATCTGCTCAACACGCCGATCACGGTGGCCTCGACCAAGGCCATGACCATCCGCGAAAGCCCCGGCATCATCACGGTCTTCAACCGGGAGGAGATCGTCGCTTCCGGCGCCAAGGATCTTCTCGACGTGCTGCGGTTGGTGCCAGGCTTTGAAATCGGCACGGACACCCAGGGGGTCACCAGCGTCTTCGTGCGCGGCATCTGGGGGCACGAGGGGAAGGTGCTCATCCGCGTGGATGGGCAGGAGGCCAATGAGCTGCGCTTCGCCTGCCTCTACCTGGGGAACAGCTTTCTGACAGAGACTGTCCAGCGCATCGAAATCATTCGGGGCCCCGGCAGCGCCACCTACGGCGGTTTCGCGGAACTGGCCGTCGTCAACATCGTGACCCGCGGCGCCAACGAGCTGAAGGGCGCCTCGGGCTCGGTGAGCGTGGGAAAAACGCCCGACAGCTGGGGGCACCAGACTCTTTCGGCCTCCTACGGCGATGTGGCCGGGGACTTCAAGTATTCCGTGGCCGCGGTGGGATCCCGGGGCAACCGCTCGGACCAGGATTTCATCAGCTGGGATGGCGTCGCCACCACCGTGATCCCGCTGAAGGACAACGTGGGCTATCAGAACGACACCAACATCAACGTGGGGGTCCAGGGGAAGGGCCTGGGGGTGCGGTTCATCGAGGACCGCTACGCCACCTTCGACTACCAGTCGTCGAACGCCCGAATGGAGTTCAATCACCGCTTTGCGGAAGTGAACTATGCCTGGGCTGCGGCCGAAGGGCTCACCCTCACGCCCAAGCTCAACTACAAGCGCAGCCAGGGATGGTTCTACCCCTCCCGGGAAGCCACAGGGGACAAGGAAGTCACCCGGATCACCGGAGAGCTTCAGGGCCTCTGGGATCTCACCAAGGATCTGAACCTGGTCTTCGGGGGCCAGTCCTTCCGGGATGAAGGCGTGGCTCGCGGGAGTGGACAGCTCTGGGACAACGGCAAAGACACCATCACCTACACCACCAAGGCGCTCTACGCCCAGGCCCTTTGGAATACGCCCCTGGTCAACGTCACCCTGGGGGGCCGGTATGAAGATCACAGCTCCGCCGGCTCGGCCTTCGTGCCCCGCTTCGGGCTCACCAAGGTCATGGGCCGCTTCCATGCGAAGCTCCTGGTGGCCAAAGCCTTCCGCACGCCTGTCATCGAGAACCTCGAAGGCAGCGTGGTGCATCCAGAAAAGACCACAGCCTACGAAGTGGAAGTGGGCTACCAGCTCACACCCCAGATGCTGCTGACGGTGAATGGCTTCAGCTTGCGGATCCAGGATCCCATTGTGTTTGGCAGCATCGCCGCCACGGCCGCGAACCCCTACACGAACCTGCCTAAAACCGGCAGTCGCGGGCTGGAATCCACCCTCGCCGTGCGGGGAGCCTGGGGTTATCTGAATGTGACCGGGGCCTACTACCAGGCCAACAGCAACCAGGTGCCCGATTACGCGGTGCCCCAGAACGACCGGACGCTGCTGGGGGCGCCCCGCCTCAAACTCACGGCCTATGCGAACGTCATCCTCACGCCCTCCTTGAGCCTGGCGCCCTCCGTGATCCGCTCGGGCTCCTACTATGCCTACGATCAGGCGCATGCCCTCGTGCCTGGCGAAAGGGATGGCAAGACGATCCTCAACGTCTTCGCGAACTACCGCTGGCAGGGGACCAAGCTGCTGGCCTCGCTCGGCGTGGCCAATCTGACGGACGCCAAGCTCTCATACGGAGGCGGCTACATTTCCGCGCCCTCGCCCAATCCCGCCCAAGGCCGAGAGGTTACCCTCCGCCTCGGCTACAACTTCTAG